TTTTTTCGGCCCCCCGTCAAACAGTGTGATAGTTTAATATAAAAGATAGCGGTAAAAAAGCTAAAGTTATTTTGGCAATATAGTTATCTATATTCCTAAATCCGTAACTGACTCTCTTGATCATCTTAATCTTCGTATGACAACCTTCGGTAAAACCGTTGCTTGTTTTATTTTTGAAATAATTCAAAATCGGTATTCTCCATTTTTTTAATGTAGCATGTAGTGTTCGTAAATAACGACTATATTCTGGAGTCTCCAATAACAACATAACATGGTTGAATCTTTTCTCTGCCTCCTCAATACTATGCGCCCGATACATAAATATTATCTTCTCTTTAATAATGTAGGCCTGTTTTAAAACTGGATATCTCTCATACTTTTTAAATATCAACTCCAATCTACTTAATTCGTATTCATTTAAACTATCTTTGTTGACCCA
This genomic interval from Patescibacteria group bacterium contains the following:
- a CDS encoding transposase; this encodes WVNKDSLNEYELSRLELIFKKYERYPVLKQAYIIKEKIIFMYRAHSIEEAEKRFNHVMLLLETPEYSRYLRTLHATLKKWRIPILNYFKNKTSNGFTEGCHTKIKMIKRVSYGFRNIDNYIAKITLAFLPLSFILNYHTV